A stretch of Anoplopoma fimbria isolate UVic2021 breed Golden Eagle Sablefish chromosome 4, Afim_UVic_2022, whole genome shotgun sequence DNA encodes these proteins:
- the psmd10 gene encoding 26S proteasome non-ATPase regulatory subunit 10, with protein MEGSVSNVEVCDFAYTGQFEKLKDCILSDKSLASKVDQDGRTALHWACSAGHTDIVEFLLDLGVDVNLQDDALWTPLHIAASAGREDIVKSLISKGAQLNSVNQNGCTALHYAASKDRYEIALLLLEKGADPNVSDKYQSTPLHRASAKGNCRLIQLLLKQSASTNIQDSQGNTPLHLACDEERVEAAKVLVEHGASIYIENKEEKTPLQLAKGGLSNVLRRIVEG; from the exons ATGGAGGGTTCTGTGTCGAATGTAGAGGTCTGTGACTTTGCCTACACGGGACAGTTTGAGAAATTAAAGGACTGCATTCTGTCAGATAAATCGCTTGCAAGCAAAGTAGACCAG GACGGGAGGACCGCTCTGCACTGGGCCTGTTCTGCAGGACACACCGACATTGTGGAGTTCCTGCTTGACCTGGGAGTTGATGTGAATCTGCAAGATGAT GCTTTGTGGACCCCGCTCCACATTGCGGCATCTGCTGGCAGAGAAGACATCGTGAAATCTCTAATATCCAAAGGAGCTCAGCTGAATTCAGTTAATCAAAACGGATGCACCGCTCTGCACTATGCCGCCTCTAAAGACAGATATGAG ATCGCCCTGCTGTTGTTGGAAAAAGGAGCAGACCCCAACGTCTCCGACAAGTATCAGTCCACACCCCTCCACAGAGCGTCTGCCAAGGGCAACTGCCGCCTCATCCAGCTGCTTCTCAAACAGAGTGCCTCGACAAACATCCAGGACTCACAGGGCAACACACCTCT CCACCTGGCGTGCGATGAGGAGCGTGTGGAAGCAGCCAAGGTGCTGGTGGAACACGGGGCCAGCATCTACATAGAGAACAAGGAGGAGAAGACCCCCCTCCAGCTGGCCAAGGGCGGTCTGAGCAACGTACTTCGGCGGATAGTGGAGGGATGA
- the nxt2 gene encoding NTF2-related export protein 2: MANTLDFRTHADQSCRYSEEFVNIYYDCMDKKRRNLTRLYLDKATLVWNGNAVSGQVALGEFFESLPSSEFQVQTLDCQPVHEQATQGQTTLLVVTGGTVKFEGNKQRFFNQNFLLTAQATPNNDQPVWKIASDCFRFQDWNS; the protein is encoded by the exons ATGGCAAACACGCTG gATTTCCGGACCCATGCTGATCAGTCATGCAGATATTCAGAAGAGTTTGTCAACATTTATTACGACTGCATGGATAAGAAGAGGAGG AACTTGACCCGACTCTACTTGGACAAGGCGACCTTGGTGTGGAACGGGAATGCGGTGTCAGGGCAGGTTGCTCTTGGCGAGTTTTTTGAGTCCTTGCCCTCGAGCGAGTTCCAAGTTCAAACACTGGATTGTCAGCCAGTACATG AGCAGGCAACCCAAGGTCAGACTACACTGCTCGTGGTGACTGGTGGGACAGTGAAGTTCGAAGGGAACAAGCAGCGTTTCTTCAACCAGAACTTTCTTTTGACCGCTCAGGCTACACCCAACAATGACCAGCCTGTTTGGAAGATTGCTAGTGACTGCTTCAGATTTCAAGACTGGAATAGCTGA